From the Osmerus eperlanus chromosome 21, fOsmEpe2.1, whole genome shotgun sequence genome, one window contains:
- the LOC134007223 gene encoding calcipressin-1-like isoform X2: MHIKTTKCNRFCLVASVTNQEVFERPEAQASFESLFRSFHPDVSFQFFKSFRRVRINFSDALAAADARLRLHKSHFNGKEMRLYFAQSVLIGSPRLEPPKPDKQFLISPPASPPVGWRQAQDATPVINYDLLCAISKLGPGEKYELHTGTPTTPSVVVHVCESEQDSSGGEDDPESSSRPPRPKIIQTRRPDFTPGVMQ; the protein is encoded by the exons CAAGTGTAACCGCTTCTGCCTGGTCGCCTCGGTGACCAACCAGGAAGTGTTTGAACGGCCCGAGGCCCAG gccagtTTTGAGTCTCTGTTCCGCTCCTTCCATCCGGACGTGTCCTTCCAGTTCTTTAAGAGTTTCCGTCGCGTGAGGATCAACTTCAGCGACGCCCTGGCCGCGGCTGATGCCCGGCTCCGCCTCCACAAGAGCCACTTCAACGGCAAGGAGATGCGTCTCTACTTTGCTCAG TCCGTCCTTATAGGCAGTCCCCGCCTGGAGCCCCCCAAGCCGGATAAACAGTTCCTGATCTCGCCCCCCGCCTCGCCCCCTGTGGGCTGGAGGCAGGCGCAGGACGCCACACCCGTCATCAACTACGACCTGCTGTGTGCCATCTCCAAGCTaggcccag gtgaGAAGTACGAGCTGCACACAggaacccccaccacccccagcgTGGTGGTGCACGTGTGCGAGAGCGAGCAGGACAGCTCCGGGGGTGAGGATGACCCGGAGAGCAGCTCCCGCCCTCCTCGCCCCAAAATCATCCAGACACGTCGGCCAGACTTCACCCCCGGCGTCATGCAGTGA
- the LOC134007220 gene encoding small integral membrane protein 11-like isoform X2 has translation MINWKALDNIPLLFYILAAKTILLCLGFAAVKIYQTNKLEAANKRELEEKKRLAQQTQELLDNKKDD, from the exons ATGATCAATTGGAAG gcTTTAGACAACATCCCGTTGCTCTTCTACATCCTAGCTGCCAAGACAATCCTGCTGTGTCTGGGGTTCGCGGCTGTGAAGATCTACCAGACCAACAAGCTAGAAGCAGCCAATAAGCGCGAGTTGGAGGAGAAAAAACGGCTTGCCCAGCAGACACAGGAGCTCTTAGATAACAAGAAGGATGACTGA
- the LOC134007220 gene encoding uncharacterized protein LOC134007220 isoform X1, translating into MIRSAVLDFSRWECSVVGLFKSIRVFYLESSTRFNKQGRKIGVGGQVVIFWSPSNEDKLKALDNIPLLFYILAAKTILLCLGFAAVKIYQTNKLEAANKRELEEKKRLAQQTQELLDNKKDD; encoded by the exons ATGATACGCTCAGCTGTTTTAGACTTTTCTAGGTGGGAGTGTAGTGTGGTAGGCCTATTTAAGTCCATCCGGGTGTTCTATTTAGAGAGTTCCACACGCTTTAATAAGCAAGGAAGGAAAATCGGGGTTGGAGGTCAGGTTGTGATATTTTGGTCACCAAGCAATGAAGACAAGTTGAAA gcTTTAGACAACATCCCGTTGCTCTTCTACATCCTAGCTGCCAAGACAATCCTGCTGTGTCTGGGGTTCGCGGCTGTGAAGATCTACCAGACCAACAAGCTAGAAGCAGCCAATAAGCGCGAGTTGGAGGAGAAAAAACGGCTTGCCCAGCAGACACAGGAGCTCTTAGATAACAAGAAGGATGACTGA
- the gpalpp1 gene encoding GPALPP motifs-containing protein 1 yields the protein MSDDDIIGPALPPMFRKSSEDNSDDEGFAGPALPPGYKAGTSSSSSDDSEQEEVVFKRSKAGGRFVATGHGPSAEKKRRVEEEEEGFFGPALPPGFQDNAGSPERLSVLGPALPPGFRRQADDDEEDDDDDGVSGPALPPGYTASQSSSDEGEEDVIGPMPAGGAVQGSVALDFERRAQKMKDKLTKGDEGPEELAREAWMMELPPELQHIGLGARTFKKKSGPANKDRSVWTDTPADRERKARERQEKKKRGEEEEVDTPQLSQKDLQLADKVSQYNESKRGESLINLHKKKMKRKAEEEGHKVVERRAFDRDNDLQVNRFDEAQKQRLLKKSQELNTRFSHSQDRMFL from the exons ATGTCAGATGATGATATTATTGGTCCGGCATTGCCTCCGATGTTCAGGAAAAGCAGTGAAGACAACTCAGACGATGAAGGGT TCGCAGGTCCAGCGCTGCCTCCCGGTTATAAAGCAGGGACGTCCTCGAGTTCTTCAGACGACAGCGAGCAGGAGGAAGTTGTGTTCAAAAGGTCCAAGGCGGGCGGCAGGTTTGTGGCAACGGGACATGGACCATCCGCAGA GAAAAAGCGCagagtagaggaggaagaggaaggtttCTTTGGCCCCGCTCTTCCTCCTGGTTTCCAGGACAACGCAGGTTCCCCAGAGAG GCTCTCGGTGTTAGGACCAGCCTTACCTCCTGGATTTCGCAGACAAgcagatgatgatgaagaagatgatgatgatgacggtgTCTCTGGACCTGCCCTCCCACCAGGCtacacagccagccagtctagcagcgatgaaggagaggaggatgtgatTGGGCCCATGCCAGCCGGCGGGGCTGTCCAGGGCTCAGTAGCGCTTGACTTTGAGCGTAGAGCACAGAAGATGAAGGACAAACTGACAAAAGGAGAC GAGGGTCCGGAGGAACTGGCCAGGGAGGCATGGATGATGGAGCTTCCTCCAGAGCTGCAGCACATCGGTCTGGGCGCCCGCACCTTCAAGAAGAAGTCTGGGCCTGCGAACAAGGACCGCTCCGTGTGGACCGACACCCCCGCCGACAGGGAGCGCAAAGCCAGG GAGCgtcaggagaagaagaagcgtggcgaggaagaggaggtcgaCACCCCACAGCTATCCCAGAAGGACTTGCAGCTCGCCGACAAGGTGTCCCAGTACAAC GAATCCAAGCGTGGCGAGTCTCTGATCAACCTTCACAagaagaagatgaagaggaaggcggaggaggagggacacaaGGTGGTGGAGCGACGGGCTTTCGACCGGGACAACGACCTCCAGGTGAACCGCTTCGACGAGGCGCAGAAGCAGCGCTTGCTGAAGAAGTCCCAGGAGCTGAACACACGCTTCTCCCACAGCCAAGACCGCATGTTCCTGTGA
- the ercc3 gene encoding general transcription and DNA repair factor IIH helicase subunit XPB gives MGKKDRGDREKRSKKRVYEEEDDEEEAAGGESQEAIPAAAGKQVDESTIKLDEYGAKDYRLQMLLKNDNSSRPLWVAPDGHIFLEAFSPVYKYAQDFLVAIAEPVCRPIHVHEYKLTAYSLYAAVSVGLQTSDIVEYLQKLSKTSVPEGIVQFIKLCTVSYGKVKLVLKHNRYFVESAFPEVIQRLLQDGVIRDCRLRTAEGVDTELITEVLRSKSAISKSVQDNGEAASTSQTPQVPEDIFSYYEQMDKEEEEEEETQTVSFEIRQEMIEELQKRCIQLEYPLLAEYDFRNDTVNPDINMDLKPTAVLRPYQEKSLRKMFGNGRARSGVIVLPCGAGKSLVGVTAACTVRKRCLVLGNSSVSVEQWKSQFKMWSTIDDSQICRFTSDAKDKPIGCSVAISTYSMLGHTTKRSWEAERVMEWMRSQEWGLIILDEVHTIPAKMFRRVLTIVQAHCKLGLTATLVREDDKIVDLNFLIGPKLFEANWMELQNNGYIAKVQCAEVWCPMSPEFYREYVAIKTRKRMLLYTMNPNKFRACQFLIRFHERRNDKIMVFADNVFALKEYAVRLNKPYIYGPTSQGERMQILQNFKHNPKINTIFISKVGDTSFDLPEANVLIQISSHGGSRRQEAQRLGRVLRAKKGMVAEEYNAYFYSLVSQDTQEMAYSTKRQRFLVDQGYSFKVITKMAGMEEDDLMFSSREEQYQLLQKVLAASDLDAEEEVVMGELGGRPQFSRRAGTMGSMSGADDAFYMEYSRSTRASLGKNIHPLFKRFRK, from the exons ATGGGTAAAAAAGACAGAGGAGATCGAG AGAAAAGGTCGAAGAAGCGTGTGTAcgaggaagaggatgatgaggaagaGGCGGCGGGCGGTGAGTCTCAGGAGGCTATACCTGCGGCCGCGGGGAAGCAGGTGGATGAGTCGACCATCAAACTGGACGAGTACGGAGCCAAGGACTACCGTCTCCAGATGCTGCTGAAGAATGACAACTCTTCACGCCCTCTCTGGGTG GCTCCTGACGGACACATCTTCCTGGAGGCCTTCTCGCCCGTGTACAAGTACGCCCAGGACTTTCTGGTGGCCATAGCAGAGCCGGTGTGTCGTCCCATCCACGTCCACGAGTACAAGCTGACGGCTTACTCCCTCTACGCCGCCGTCAGCGTGGGGCTCCAGACCTCCGACATCGTGGAGTACCTGCAGAAGCTGAGCAAGACCTCCGTACCTGAGGGCATCGTACAGTTCATCAAG CTGTGCACGGTGAGCTACGGAAAAGTCAAACTGGTGCTCAAACACAACAG gTACTTTGTGGAGAGTGCGTTCCCCGAGGTGATCCAGCGCCTCCTGCAGGATGGGGTGATACGAGACTGTCGTCTCCGCACCGCTGAAGGTGTCGACACCGAGCTCATCACAGAAGTGCTTCGGAGCAAGTCTGCG ATTTCCAAGTCTGTCCAGGACAACGGCGAGGCCGCCTCCACTTCCCAGACCCCCCAGGTGCCTGAAGACATCTTCAGCTACTACGAGCAgatggacaaggaggaggaggaggaagaggagacccAGACCGTCTCCTTTGAGATCCGCCAG gaGATGATCGAGGAACTTCAGAAGCGCTGTATCCAGCTGGAATACCCCCTGCTGGCAGAGTACGACTTCCGGAACGACACGGTGAACCCTGACATCAACATGGACCTGAAGCCCACGGCCGTGCTGCGGCCCTACCAGGAGAAGAGCCTCCGGAAGATGTTCGGGAACGGACGCGCTCGCTCAGGCGTCATCGTGCTACCCTgcg GTGCGGGGAAGTCCCTGGTGGGGGTGACGGCTGCTTGCACGGTACGGAAGCGCTGCCTGGTTCTGGGAAACTCTTCTGTATCGGTGGAGCAGTGGAAGTCCCAGTTCAAGATGTGGTCCACCATCGACGACTCCCAGATCTGTCGCTTCACCTCTGACGCCAAG GACAAGCCCATCGGCTGCTCTGTAGCCATCAGCACCTACTCCATGCTGGGCCACACCACCAAGCGCtcctgggaggcagagagggtcaTGGAGTGGATGAGGAGCCAGGAGTGGGGTCTCATTATCCTGGATGAGGTTCATACCATCCCTG CCAAGATGTTCCGGCGTGTTCTGACCATCGTCCAGGCCCACTGCAAGCTGGGCCTCACAGCCACGCTGGTCCGGGAGGACGACAAGATCGTGGACCTGAACTTTCTGATCGGGCCCAAGCTGTTCGAGGCCAACTGGATGGAGCTGCAGAACAACGGCTACATCGCCAAGGTCCAGTGTGCAGAG GTTTGGTGTCCCATGTCTCCAGAGTTCTATCGCGAGTACGTGGCCATCAAGACTAGGAAGCGCATGCTGCTGTACACCATGAACCCCAACAAGTTCCGCGCCTGCCAGTTCCTCATCCGCTTCCACGAGCGCCGCAACGACAAGATCATGGTGTTCGCCGACAACGTGTTCGCTCTGAAGGAGTACGCAGTCCGCCTCAACAA acccTACATCTACGGACCTACTTCCCAGGGAGAGCGTATGCAGATCCTGCAGAACTTCAAACACAACCCCAAGATCAACACCATCTTCATCTCCAAG gtGGGGGACACCTCCTTCGACCTCCCGGAGGCCAACGTCCTCATCCAGATCTCATCCCACGGAGGCTCCCGCCGGCAGGAGGCTCAGAGGCTGGGCCGCGTCCTCAGAGCTAAGAAAG GGATGGTGGCAGAGGAGTACAATGCCTACTTCTACTCTCTGGTCTCTCAGGACACCCAGGAAATGGCCTACTCCACCAAGAGACAGCGGTTCCTAGTGGACCAGGGATACAGCTTCAag GTCATAACCAAGATGGCAGGCATGGAGGAGGATGACCTGATGTTCTCCTCCAGAGAGGAACAGTACCAGCTGCTGCAGAAGGTTCTAGCTGCGTCCGATCTGGACGCCGAGGAGGAGGTTGTGatgggggagctgggaggaaGACCTCAG TTCTCCAGGCGAGCCGGCACGATGGGCTCCATGTCTGGGGCTGATGATGCCTTCTACATGGAGTACAGCCGCAGCACCCGGGCCTCCCTGGGCAAGAACATCCACCCGCTCTTCAAACGCTTCCGCAAGTAG
- the LOC134007741 gene encoding cytochrome P450 27C1, translating into MALQNKIAHLFCKSLRTEMLKMQLSVVGRGLHKSAASESMPMTSAGEQALPDGLITPTPVEIGKEAAGIKSLKEMPGPSAIGNLVEFFYRDGFSRIHEIQMEHSQKYGKIFKSRFGPQLVVSVAGRDLVAKALRAEGVAPQRANMESWKEYRDMRGRSTGLISAEGDDWLKMRSVLRQLIMRPRDVAAFSDDVNEVVTDMVTRVRSLRGQQADGSTVLNINDMFFKYAMEGVAAILYECRLGCLENEIPKKSQDYITALHLMFSSFKTTMYAGAIPKWLRPLIPKPWEDFCSSWDGLFHFSQIHVDRRLADIKEQVSRGEEVRGGLLTHMLLTREMNLEEIYANMTEMLLAGVDTTSFTLSWASYLLARHPLIQQQIYEEVTRTLGEGTIATADDMSRLPLIRGLVKETLRLFPVLPGNGRITQDDLVLGGYFIPKGTQLALCHYSTSMEEENFPGANDFRPERWIRKDNTDRVDNFGSIPFGYGIRSCIGRRIAELEMHLALTRLIQNFHIGVSPLTEDIKAKTHGLLCPGAPINLQFIDRTH; encoded by the exons ATGGCTCTCCAGAATAAAATTGCGCATCTTTTCTGCAAGAGTCTTCGAACTGAAATGCTGAAAATGCAGTTATCAGTCGTGGGGCGGGGGCTCCACAAGTCTGCAGCCAGCGAGTCCATGCCAATGACCTCTGCGGGTGAGCAGGCTCTACCGGACGGTTTGATTACACCGACGCCGGTGGAGATTGGAAAAGAGGCGGCTGGAATCAAGAGTCTGAAGGAGATGCCGGGTCCAAGTGCCATTGGCAATCTCGTTGAGTTTTTCTACCGCGATGGATTCAGCAGAATCCATGAAATTCAG ATGGAGCACTCCCAGAAGTATGGGAAGATCTTCAAGTCCCGCTTCGGGCCCCAGCTTGTGGTGTCGGTGGCGGGGCGTGACCTGGTGGCCAAGGCCCTCAGGGCGGAGGGGGTGGCTCCTCAGAGGGCAAACATGGAGTCCTGGAAGGAGTACCGTGACATGAGGGGCCGTTCCACCGGCCTGATCTCAGC GGAGGGCGATGATTGGCTGAAGATGAGGAGCGTGCTCAGGCAGCTGATCATGCGCCCGCGTGACGTGGCTGCGTTCAGCGACGACGTGAACGAGGTGGTGACCGACATGGTGACGAGGGTGCGCAGCCTGCGAGGCCAGCAGGCAGACGGCAGCACCGTCCTCAACATCAACGACATGTTCTTCAAGTACGCCATGGAAG GTGTGGCAGCCATCTTGTACGAGTGTCGCCTGGGTTGCCTGGAGAACGAGATCCCCAAGAAGAGCCAGGACTACATCACCGCTCTGCACCTGATGTTCAGCTCCTTCAAGACCACCATGTACGCTGGAGCCATCCCCAAGTGGCTCCGCCCACTGATCCCCAAACCGTGGGAGGACTTCTGCAGCTCCTGGGACGGGCTCTTCCACTTCA GCCAGATCCACGTTGACCGACGTCTGGCAGACATCAAGGAGCAGGtgtccaggggggaggaggtgagggggggtctgCTCACCCACATGCTGCTCACCAGGGAGATGAACCTGGAGGAGATCTACGCCAACATGACAGAGATGCTGCTGGCCGGCGTGGACACG ACGTCGTTCACCCTGTCCTGGGCGTCCTACCTGCTGGCACGCCACCCCCTGATCCAGCAGCAGATCTACGAGGAGGTGACCCGGACGCTGGGGGAGGGAACCATCGCCACGGCCGACGACATGTCACGGTTACCTCTCATCAGGGGGCTGGTAAAGGAGACCCTCAG GCTGTTTCCAGTTCTCCCTGGCAACGGAAGGATTACTCAAGATGACTTGGTGTTGGGTGGTTACTTCATCCCCAAAGGG ACACAGCTGGCTCTGTGCCACTACTCCACCTCTATGGAGGAGGAGAACTTCCCCGGGGCTAATGACTTCCGTCCGGAGCGTTGGATCAGGAAGGACAACACGGACAGGGTGGATAACTTCGGCTCTATCCCCTTCGGCTACGGCATCCGCAGTTGCATCGGGCGTAGGATAGCAGAGCTGGAGATGCACCTGGCCCTCACACGG CTCATCCAGAATTTCCACATCGGGGTGTCACCGCTCACAGAGGACATCAAAGCCAAGACCCACGGCCTGCTGTGCCCCGGCGCACCCATCAACCTGCAGTTCATCGACAGGACAcactaa
- the c21h7orf57 gene encoding uncharacterized protein C7orf57 homolog, which translates to MSAAPNHRRTKPGGIKPGVPSNGVVGPTSQIPGLSQIASESAPEARTSGRRVGIFASDSEYVKLAKQGGQKGLLSHDDIEAENQSPQNYNPSDWFSGPPGSQRSKSGSQASSPDMMSPDGNTRSQSKGSRHSLAAPFGTDNCSSWERETGTFAQGKEKVHGAAPQLDGLSLTQANKYKRTSYDKKVAPVSMSKLLSFGYVEEENKSPNDDDASSVTSEQTSTIAAEEDDDLE; encoded by the exons ATGAGTGCTGCACCCAACCATCGGAGGACTAAACCCGGAG GTATCAAGCCAGGGGTACCGTCCAACGGGGTAGTTGGTCCGACGTCGCAGATCCCGGGGCTGTCCCAGATCGCGAGCGAAAGCGCCCCGGAGGCGAGGACTAGTGGGCGTCGCGTGGGGATATTTGCTTCGGATTCTGAATATGTCAAACTGGCCAAGCAAGGCGGACAGAAGG GGTTACTTTCCCATGACGATATCGAAGCAGAAAACCAATCCCCCCAAAACTACAACCCATCTGACTGGTTCTCTGGACCACCCGGGTCACAAAGGTCAAAGAG CGGCAGTCAAGCCAGCTCCCCCGATATGATGAGCCCAGATGGGAACACCAGGAGCCAGTCTAAAGGCTCCAGGCATTCCCTGGCAGCCCCCTTTGGGACTGATAACTGTTCCTCCTGGGAGAGGGAGACCGGTACCTTTGCCCAGGGGAAAGAGAAG GTCCATGGTGCTGCCCCCCAGCTGGACGGCCTGTCTCTAACCCAGGCCAACAAGTACAAGAGAAC GTCCTATGACAAGAAAGTGGCCCCTGTAAGCATGTCCAAGCTGTTGAGCTTTGGTTATGTGGAGGAAGAGAATAAGTCTCCGAACGATGACGATGCTTCAA GTGTTACATCTGAACAGACCAGCACCATCGCAGCCGAGGAGGACGACGATCTGGagtag